The window AGACGGCGCGTGGGTCGGCCTCTTCTCCGGTGGGAAAGACTCCTCGTGGGCAGTGTACCGCGCCCTCGAGGAAGGGCTCGACGTCCGACGACTCGTCACCGTCCACCCCTCGGACGACTCGTACATGTATCACGTCCCCGCAACGGATCTCGCCTCGCTGGCCGCCGAGAGCATCGGCATCGAGCTGGTCGACGTCGATCCGGGCGACCTCGAGGCCGAGACGGTCGCCGACTCGAGCGCCCAGGGCGACGACGAACTCGAGCCGTTGGAGGCTGCACTCGAGGAGGTCGACGACGACCTCCGGACAGCGGGCAGGGGCGGCATCGCGGGCGTCACGGCCGGTGCCGTCGAAAGCGAGTACCAGACGAAC is drawn from Halopiger aswanensis and contains these coding sequences:
- a CDS encoding diphthine--ammonia ligase; translation: MSDADGAWVGLFSGGKDSSWAVYRALEEGLDVRRLVTVHPSDDSYMYHVPATDLASLAAESIGIELVDVDPGDLEAETVADSSAQGDDELEPLEAALEEVDDDLRTAGRGGIAGVTAGAVESEYQTNRIQAMCDRLGCDLFAPLWQEDPRELADAMLEAGFEIKIIQVAAHGLDESWLGRILDEAALADLEALNEEYGVHILGEGGEFETLVVDGPHMDRRIDLEYEREWDGTRGRLRITEATLT